A single Vulpes vulpes isolate BD-2025 chromosome 16, VulVul3, whole genome shotgun sequence DNA region contains:
- the TXN2 gene encoding thioredoxin, mitochondrial: MAQRLLLRRFLASVVSRKPPQGRWAPLTCRALQCSAGHLTATPTQARSIYTTRVCTTTFNIQDGPDFQDRVVNSETPVVVDFHAQWCGPCKILGPRLEKVVAKQHGKVVMAKVDIDDHTDLALEYEVSAVPTVLAIKNGDVVDKFVGIKDEDQLEAFLKKLIG, encoded by the exons ATGGCTCAGCGACTTCTCCTGAGGAGGTTCCTGGCCTCCGTCGTCTCCAGGAAGCCCCCTCAGGGTCGATGGGCACCTCTCACCTGCAGGGCCCTGCAGTGCAGCGCTGGTCACCTGACAGCAACACCCACCCAAGCCCGGTCAATATACACCACCAGAGTCTGCACAACGACCTTCAACATCCAGGATGGACCTGACTTTCAAGACCGAGTTGTCAACAGTGAAACACCAGTGGTGGTGGACTTCCATGCACA GTGGTGTGGCCCGTGCAAGATCCTGGGGCCCAGGTTAGAGAAGGTGGTGGCCAAGCAGCATGGGAAAGTGGTGATGGCCAAGGTGGATATTGATGACCACACAGACCTCGCCCTGGAATATGAG GTGTCCGCTGTGCCCACTGTGCTGGCCATCAAGAATGGGGACGTGGTGGACAAATTCGTTGGTATCAAGGACGAGGACCAGCTGGAGGCCTTCCTGAAGAAGCTGATTGGCTGA